The following are from one region of the Phormidium sp. PBR-2020 genome:
- the ppsA gene encoding phosphoenolpyruvate synthase — MVTSAPQSASGSSKTESLVLWFEDVGIADVPLVGGKNASLGEMIQQLSAKGVTVPTGFATTAYAYRYFVKQAGLESKLRKLFSDLDVENLKNLRDRGKQARALVLNTPFPKELEVAIATAYFKLCERYGADTEFCERFDPEYRQACKEYSYDTDVAVRSSATAEDLPDASFAGQQETYLNVHGAKSVLEACHRCFASIFTDRAISYRTIKGFDHFDVALSVGVQKMVRSDLASSGVMFSIDTETGFKDAALITAAYGLGENVVQGAVNPDEYFVFKPTLKQGFRPILEKRLGSKEIKMVYDVGGGKLTKNVPVAEPERLKFAITDDEVLTLAKWAAIIEDHYSEVRGQPTPMDIEWAKDGQTGEMFIVQARPETVQSQKSGNVLKHYRLQGTSEVRVTGRAVGEAIGQGLARVIRDVQQIDEFEAGDVLITNKTDPDWEPIMKKASAIVTNQGGRTCHAAIIAREMGIPAIVGCGNATGVLKTGEEVTVSCSEGEEGKVYAGLVPFEIEETVLDNLPSTQTKILMNVGNPEEAFGLSAIPCDGVGLARFEFIIANHIKAHPLALLHFDELEDAAVKREIATLTAEYDDKPQFFVDKLAYGIGTIAAAFYPKPVVVRMSDFKSNEYANLLGGRQFEPHEENPMIGWRGASRYYDPKYAPAYGLECKALKRVRDEMGLTNVIPMIPFCRTPDEGRKVLAEMEKYGLKRGENGLEVYVMCEIPSNVILADEYSKVFDGFSIGSNDLTQLTLGLDRDSGLVAHIFDERNEGVKTMVRMVIERAKANNRKIGICGQAPSDYPEFARFLVEQGIDSISLNPDSVLKTILDIAEFESSRS; from the coding sequence ATGGTTACTAGCGCACCTCAATCTGCCTCTGGATCCTCCAAGACCGAAAGCCTTGTTTTATGGTTTGAAGATGTTGGAATTGCTGACGTTCCCCTAGTTGGCGGTAAAAATGCCTCCCTAGGAGAGATGATTCAACAACTCTCCGCCAAAGGGGTAACCGTCCCCACGGGCTTTGCCACCACCGCCTATGCCTATCGCTATTTTGTCAAACAAGCCGGACTCGAAAGCAAACTCCGGAAACTATTTTCTGACCTGGATGTTGAGAACCTAAAAAACCTGCGCGATCGCGGAAAACAGGCACGAGCCTTAGTTTTGAATACCCCCTTCCCGAAAGAGTTGGAAGTGGCGATCGCCACCGCCTACTTCAAGCTTTGCGAACGCTACGGAGCCGACACTGAATTTTGTGAACGCTTCGATCCCGAGTATCGCCAAGCCTGCAAAGAATACAGCTACGACACCGACGTTGCCGTGCGATCGAGTGCCACCGCCGAAGACTTGCCCGATGCCAGTTTTGCCGGACAGCAAGAAACCTATCTCAACGTTCATGGCGCCAAATCCGTCCTCGAAGCCTGTCACCGCTGCTTCGCCTCCATTTTCACCGATCGCGCCATCTCCTATCGCACCATCAAAGGCTTTGACCACTTTGACGTTGCCCTCTCCGTTGGCGTCCAAAAAATGGTCCGCTCTGACCTGGCCTCCTCTGGGGTCATGTTCTCCATCGACACCGAAACCGGTTTCAAAGATGCCGCTCTCATCACCGCCGCCTATGGCTTGGGTGAAAACGTGGTTCAAGGTGCCGTCAACCCCGACGAATACTTCGTCTTCAAACCCACCCTCAAACAGGGCTTCCGTCCGATTCTAGAAAAACGCCTCGGCAGCAAAGAGATCAAGATGGTCTACGACGTCGGCGGTGGAAAACTAACCAAAAACGTCCCCGTTGCCGAACCCGAACGGCTCAAATTCGCCATCACCGATGACGAAGTCCTGACCCTCGCCAAATGGGCCGCCATCATCGAAGACCACTACAGCGAAGTCCGGGGACAACCTACCCCCATGGACATTGAATGGGCCAAAGACGGACAAACCGGGGAAATGTTTATCGTCCAAGCCCGTCCTGAAACTGTCCAATCTCAGAAATCTGGCAACGTCCTCAAACACTATCGCCTCCAAGGGACCAGTGAGGTTCGCGTCACCGGACGGGCCGTAGGTGAAGCCATCGGCCAAGGATTGGCCCGAGTCATTCGCGACGTGCAACAAATCGACGAATTTGAAGCCGGTGACGTGCTCATCACCAACAAAACGGATCCCGACTGGGAACCGATTATGAAGAAAGCCAGCGCTATCGTCACCAACCAAGGAGGACGCACCTGCCACGCCGCCATTATCGCCCGGGAAATGGGCATCCCCGCCATTGTTGGCTGTGGAAACGCCACCGGTGTCTTGAAAACCGGCGAAGAGGTCACCGTCTCCTGTAGTGAAGGGGAAGAAGGAAAAGTCTATGCCGGCTTGGTTCCCTTCGAGATTGAAGAAACCGTCCTCGATAACCTCCCCAGCACCCAGACCAAAATCTTGATGAACGTCGGTAACCCCGAAGAAGCCTTTGGCCTCTCTGCCATTCCCTGTGACGGGGTCGGCTTGGCTCGCTTCGAGTTCATCATCGCCAACCACATCAAAGCTCACCCCTTGGCCCTGCTGCATTTCGACGAACTCGAAGATGCCGCCGTCAAACGGGAAATCGCCACCCTGACCGCCGAGTACGACGATAAACCCCAGTTCTTCGTCGATAAACTGGCCTACGGCATCGGCACCATCGCCGCCGCCTTCTACCCCAAACCCGTGGTCGTGCGGATGTCCGACTTCAAGAGCAACGAATATGCCAACCTCCTCGGGGGACGACAATTTGAACCCCACGAAGAAAACCCGATGATTGGCTGGCGGGGTGCATCTCGCTACTACGATCCCAAGTATGCCCCTGCCTATGGCTTGGAATGCAAAGCCTTGAAACGGGTTCGCGATGAAATGGGCTTGACGAACGTGATCCCCATGATTCCCTTCTGCCGCACCCCCGATGAAGGCCGTAAAGTTCTAGCCGAAATGGAAAAATATGGGCTGAAACGGGGCGAAAATGGCTTGGAAGTCTATGTTATGTGCGAGATTCCCAGCAACGTCATTCTTGCCGATGAATACAGCAAGGTCTTTGACGGCTTCTCCATCGGGTCCAACGACTTGACTCAGTTGACCCTCGGCTTAGACCGTGACTCCGGCTTGGTAGCTCATATCTTCGATGAACGCAACGAAGGGGTCAAAACCATGGTGCGGATGGTCATCGAACGGGCCAAAGCCAACAATCGCAAGATTGGCATCTGTGGTCAAGCCCCGAGCGACTATCCTGAGTTTGCCCGCTTCCTGGTCGAACAAGGCATTGACTCCATTAGCTTGAACCCAGACTCAGTCCTCAAAACCATTCTCGACATTGCCGAGTTTGAGTCCAGCCGCTCCTAA